From one Bacteroides intestinalis DSM 17393 genomic stretch:
- a CDS encoding DUF3945 domain-containing protein: MDENVKNDAKQVMLVQNADDGRLQAVTGVDRDGNIQTADPTDQNVASLLNVNTQDSALEAFFKKFMEQAQNPVHTGIFVMTENALNKLIRIDFDPEILENYRIDPSERLQTQEQRQFEPLDVTKIDLADMEKKGIRMEDIEPHLKAMSYGHKSNGLVEMNPELENGMRVSTKGRVSLEEQADGSLRVVPHYWQERPDLDAPFHGVLLDEEAKTNLMNTRHAGKVIDLELEPGKLTPCYVSIDKWTNTLEPMPVSLLEKRARIKEADLSEGKQMDFYGGGKVLLEGYTTRAGYKRDAYIQIDAAERNYSFTYDGLDRNRYAQENKEIYRQKAAEKNGRQETTASERQPTLTIHRTILKASVPKEAYDQWTEAVNDPSKRADVKAFYIKGMVKDGQGEPFNAWVKPNFERNKMDFFRWNPDRAKRQGAEVKPAVESRTQVAVNSEGKTVEAVKGVKEPLKQGQQEATPTQKKNYRSSKKSNSKGVKV; the protein is encoded by the coding sequence ATGGACGAAAACGTAAAGAACGACGCTAAACAAGTCATGCTCGTTCAGAATGCCGACGACGGACGACTGCAAGCCGTTACCGGCGTGGATCGGGACGGCAATATCCAGACCGCCGACCCCACGGATCAGAATGTGGCGAGCCTGCTGAACGTGAACACGCAGGATTCAGCCCTCGAAGCCTTCTTCAAAAAGTTCATGGAACAGGCCCAGAACCCCGTCCACACGGGTATCTTCGTCATGACGGAGAATGCCCTGAACAAACTTATCCGCATCGACTTCGACCCGGAGATTCTGGAAAATTACCGTATCGACCCCTCCGAACGGCTTCAGACGCAGGAGCAGCGGCAGTTCGAGCCGCTGGACGTCACGAAGATAGACCTGGCGGATATGGAGAAGAAAGGTATCCGCATGGAGGACATCGAGCCGCACCTGAAAGCCATGTCTTACGGACATAAATCCAACGGGCTGGTGGAGATGAACCCCGAACTGGAGAACGGGATGCGTGTTTCCACCAAAGGGCGCGTGTCGCTCGAAGAGCAGGCGGACGGCTCGCTGCGCGTCGTGCCGCATTACTGGCAGGAACGGCCCGACCTCGACGCCCCCTTCCACGGGGTGCTGCTCGACGAGGAGGCGAAAACGAACCTGATGAACACCCGCCACGCCGGGAAAGTGATCGACCTGGAGCTGGAGCCGGGCAAGCTCACGCCCTGCTACGTGTCGATAGACAAATGGACGAACACGCTGGAACCCATGCCCGTTTCGCTACTCGAAAAACGTGCCCGCATCAAGGAGGCCGACCTCTCGGAAGGCAAGCAGATGGATTTCTACGGCGGCGGCAAGGTGTTGCTCGAAGGATATACCACCCGCGCGGGTTATAAGCGGGATGCCTATATCCAAATCGACGCGGCCGAACGTAACTATTCCTTTACCTACGACGGTTTGGATCGCAACCGCTACGCCCAGGAGAACAAGGAGATTTACCGCCAGAAGGCCGCCGAGAAAAACGGACGGCAGGAAACTACGGCCTCCGAACGACAGCCCACGCTCACGATTCACCGGACAATCCTCAAAGCCTCCGTGCCCAAAGAGGCTTATGACCAGTGGACGGAAGCGGTGAATGATCCCTCCAAGCGGGCGGATGTCAAGGCTTTCTACATCAAGGGCATGGTCAAGGACGGGCAGGGTGAGCCGTTCAACGCCTGGGTCAAGCCCAACTTCGAGCGTAACAAGATGGACTTCTTCCGCTGGAATCCCGACCGTGCGAAACGGCAGGGAGCGGAGGTCAAACCCGCCGTTGAAAGCCGTACCCAGGTCGCCGTCAATTCCGAGGGCAAGACCGTCGAAGCGGTCAAAGGTGTGAAAGAGCCGCTCAAGCAGGGACAGCAGGAAGCCACCCCGACGCAGAAGAAAAATTACCGCAGCAGCAAAAAGAGCAACTCCAAAGGTGTCAAGGTATAA
- a CDS encoding tyrosine-type recombinase/integrase, translating to MEIYTPKTKIKLSPVIRNGREFVEVTFGNDNDIRLSLSKEENVLLVGGRAYLPAEDFVLAEFFDRYVKMAFIDYSAIKETAPRKEEDKRPPLPEGYLEKLQQVRYSDHTVRVYTSYFRDFQQHFEGRKIETVTPGEINDYLLYLIHEKNISSCQQNQRINAIKFYYEKVLGQERRCYKVNRAKREKTLPDVLSKEEIKKILDATVTDLRFFCMFSILYSAGLRISELLELKPGDINESRSLIRVRQGKGKKDRYTLLSKPLMKKLTEYNRLYKPKVWLFEHRPGEPFTESIVSKRLKAAAREAGITKRIYPHLLRHSFATHLLEQGTDIKIVKELMGHNNIKTTERYVHIADTFKSNIKSPLDDLLMEEDEV from the coding sequence ATGGAAATATATACCCCAAAAACCAAGATCAAACTTTCTCCGGTGATAAGAAACGGGAGAGAATTTGTCGAAGTGACTTTCGGTAATGACAATGACATCCGCTTGTCGCTGTCGAAGGAAGAAAACGTACTGCTTGTCGGCGGCAGGGCTTATCTGCCGGCAGAAGATTTCGTGCTTGCCGAGTTCTTCGACCGCTATGTGAAAATGGCGTTTATAGACTATTCTGCCATCAAGGAAACCGCCCCCCGTAAAGAGGAAGACAAACGGCCGCCACTGCCGGAAGGCTATCTGGAAAAACTTCAGCAAGTGCGTTACAGTGACCATACCGTAAGGGTATATACCTCCTATTTCCGCGATTTCCAACAGCATTTCGAGGGGCGTAAGATTGAAACGGTTACCCCCGGCGAGATAAACGACTACCTGCTGTATCTCATCCACGAGAAAAACATATCCTCCTGCCAGCAAAACCAGCGTATCAACGCCATCAAGTTCTATTACGAGAAAGTTCTCGGTCAGGAACGGCGGTGTTACAAGGTGAACCGTGCCAAACGGGAGAAGACGCTGCCCGACGTGTTGAGCAAGGAGGAAATAAAGAAGATACTCGACGCGACGGTGACAGACCTGCGCTTCTTCTGCATGTTCTCCATACTCTATTCCGCAGGATTGCGCATCAGCGAACTGCTGGAACTGAAACCCGGCGACATCAACGAATCCCGCTCCCTGATACGGGTGCGGCAGGGTAAAGGAAAAAAAGACCGCTACACCCTGCTATCAAAACCGTTGATGAAAAAGCTGACGGAATATAACAGACTATACAAACCGAAAGTGTGGCTTTTTGAACACAGACCGGGCGAACCTTTCACCGAGAGTATCGTGTCGAAACGGCTGAAGGCAGCGGCCCGGGAAGCGGGAATCACGAAACGGATTTATCCGCACCTGCTGCGCCATTCGTTCGCCACCCACTTGCTGGAGCAAGGAACCGACATCAAGATTGTGAAAGAGCTTATGGGACATAACAACATCAAGACAACGGAAAGGTATGTCCACATAGCCGACACTTTCAAAAGCAATATCAAAAGCCCGTTGGACGATCTGTTGATGGAGGAAGACGAGGTCTGA
- a CDS encoding type IA DNA topoisomerase produces MQVIIAEKPSVAREIAAIVGATNRKDGFIEGNGYAVTWAFGHLVGLAMPQQYGIAGFRRENLPILPSSFILLPRQVREGKEYKADPGVVKQLGILRELFGMAERIIVATDAGREGELIFRYIYSYLECRTPFVRLWISSLTDRAIREGLQHLRPGNEYDNLYLSAKARSEADWIVGINASQALAVAAGRGVWSLGRVQTPTLAIICSRYLENKAFKPATYFRLKLSTAKEGTEFTVLSTEKFDGREKAEAARAEVIGARTVRVVNVERKEAREQPPLLYDLTTLQKEANSRYGFSAEKTLDIAQSLYEKKFITYPRTGSRYISEDVAEEIPALIGNMTRYPRFAEYAGLMDTASLSRRSVDNEKIADHHALLPTENLPSELDADHRIVYEMVAGRMLETFSGACVKENTSLTLQSAGHDFTARGSIMVETGWRAVLNEPVEEKEEDMTLLPDIVQGDELPVKGCVTEQKQTRPRPLHTESSLLAAMETAGRELSDEAEREAMKDAGIGTPATRAAIIETLFAREYVRREKKSLVPTDKGLAVYAVVRDKKIADVAMTGGWELALSKIATGEMDAPTFHRGIEVFASQIAKELLEARIDGAESDTACPRCGRPVVFYPKLAKCQNPDCGLTVWRTVARKELTDKQLAELLTKGKTGTIRGFVKNGGGTFDAALTLDDQFKTSFVFEPRDTPRQGKRNKRK; encoded by the coding sequence ATGCAAGTAATTATCGCAGAAAAGCCCTCGGTGGCGCGTGAGATCGCCGCCATCGTGGGAGCCACGAACCGTAAAGACGGTTTTATCGAGGGAAACGGCTACGCCGTAACCTGGGCCTTCGGCCACCTGGTCGGGCTGGCAATGCCCCAACAGTACGGCATCGCGGGTTTCCGCCGGGAAAACCTGCCTATCCTGCCATCATCGTTCATCCTTCTGCCCCGGCAGGTTCGGGAGGGTAAAGAGTATAAGGCCGACCCGGGTGTCGTGAAGCAGCTCGGTATTCTCCGGGAATTGTTCGGCATGGCCGAGCGCATCATCGTCGCGACCGACGCGGGGCGTGAAGGGGAGCTGATCTTCCGCTACATCTACTCTTACCTGGAATGCCGCACCCCTTTCGTGCGGTTATGGATCAGCAGCCTGACCGACCGGGCCATCCGCGAGGGGTTACAACACCTCCGCCCTGGCAACGAATACGACAACCTTTACCTCTCGGCCAAAGCCCGCAGCGAAGCCGACTGGATCGTCGGTATCAACGCCTCGCAAGCGCTTGCCGTGGCTGCCGGGCGGGGCGTCTGGTCGCTCGGACGGGTGCAGACCCCCACGCTGGCGATCATCTGCTCCCGTTACCTGGAGAACAAGGCGTTCAAGCCCGCCACCTATTTCCGGCTGAAGCTCTCCACGGCAAAGGAGGGCACGGAGTTCACCGTCCTCTCCACGGAGAAATTCGACGGCAGGGAGAAGGCGGAAGCAGCCCGCGCCGAGGTTATCGGCGCCCGAACGGTACGCGTCGTGAACGTGGAGCGCAAGGAGGCCAGGGAACAGCCGCCTCTCTTGTACGACCTGACGACACTCCAGAAAGAGGCCAACAGCCGGTATGGTTTTTCGGCAGAAAAAACGCTCGACATCGCCCAGTCGCTTTACGAGAAGAAGTTCATCACTTATCCCCGTACCGGCTCACGCTATATATCGGAAGATGTGGCCGAGGAGATTCCGGCACTCATCGGGAACATGACACGCTATCCCCGTTTCGCGGAATACGCGGGCCTGATGGATACCGCATCTCTCTCCCGCCGAAGCGTGGACAACGAAAAGATCGCCGACCACCACGCGCTGCTTCCCACCGAGAACCTCCCCTCCGAACTGGATGCCGACCACCGCATCGTCTATGAGATGGTCGCGGGGCGGATGCTCGAAACCTTTTCCGGGGCCTGCGTGAAAGAAAACACTTCCCTTACCCTGCAAAGCGCGGGGCATGATTTCACGGCCCGCGGCAGTATCATGGTCGAGACGGGCTGGCGGGCCGTCCTGAATGAACCTGTCGAGGAGAAAGAGGAGGACATGACCCTCCTTCCCGACATCGTGCAAGGCGACGAGCTGCCCGTCAAAGGATGCGTCACGGAACAGAAACAGACCCGGCCGCGCCCCCTTCACACGGAATCGAGCCTGCTGGCGGCGATGGAAACCGCCGGACGCGAACTGTCCGACGAGGCCGAACGCGAGGCGATGAAGGATGCCGGCATCGGCACGCCCGCCACCCGTGCCGCCATCATCGAAACGCTCTTTGCCCGCGAGTATGTCAGGCGAGAGAAAAAGTCGCTTGTACCCACGGACAAGGGACTGGCCGTGTATGCCGTGGTCAGGGACAAGAAGATCGCCGATGTCGCCATGACGGGCGGCTGGGAACTGGCCCTCTCGAAGATCGCTACCGGGGAGATGGACGCCCCGACGTTCCATCGCGGTATCGAGGTCTTCGCCTCGCAAATCGCCAAAGAACTGCTGGAAGCAAGAATCGACGGCGCGGAGAGTGACACAGCCTGCCCGCGTTGCGGCAGGCCCGTGGTGTTCTATCCCAAACTCGCCAAGTGCCAGAATCCCGATTGCGGCCTGACCGTATGGAGAACCGTGGCCCGCAAGGAGCTGACCGACAAGCAGCTCGCGGAACTGCTGACCAAAGGCAAAACCGGCACGATCCGGGGATTCGTCAAAAACGGCGGCGGGACGTTCGACGCGGCCCTCACGCTCGATGACCAGTTCAAGACCTCGTTCGTTTTCGAGCCGCGCGATACTCCCAGGCAGGGAAAGAGGAACAAACGGAAATAA